ACCATATAATCCTTGTTCGCAACCATAGCGTATCCCTTCCATAACTGCATTTTGAAATGATTGATTTAAGTATCCAAGAGAAACCGAGCTCTCATACTGCATTCCACTTCCCAACGGAAGCGGTGATACAGATAAACCAATGGAAGCCCAGAAAGGATTTGGCGGCACTTCGATGTGAATGGTATATTCTGCATTTTTTAACGGTCTCTCCATATAAATGACTGTAGGCTCTTTTAGTTCTATCTCCACATGATACTTTTCTTGCAACAGTGCACTAATCACTTCCATTTGTACTTTCCCTAAGAAAGAAAGTATAATTTCATGTGTCGTAGAATCCACGTAATATCGTAGAAGCGGATCACTATCTGAGATTTCCAAAAGGGCATCAAGCAACATTTCTCTCTGTTCAGGTTTACTCGGTTCAACAGTTGTTTGTAGTAGAGGGTGCGGATTTTCAATCTTTTTTCTCTGTGGCAATAGTTTTGTATCTCCAAGAACACTATTTAACTTCAAAAACTCATTTTGCAAAATAACAATTTCTCCAGAATAAGCTCTATCAATCTTACATAATTCACCATTTATTGAAGTATACATTTCTGTAACTTTTATTTTTTCTTTTTCTGATACTCTAACCGAATCTCGTAAATGTAGTACTCCACTATAAAGGCGTATATATGCAAGACGTTGTCTTTTTTTTGTATATTCAATTTTGAAAACATTTCCGCAAAGTTCAGACGGACCTCGATGTGTTGATGAATAAAATTTATTAGTAATAACTTCTATAAGGTTATCAATCCCTATATTACTTTTTGCACTTCCATGATAAAGAGGGAACAGAGAACAATTCTGAAATCTTATGCTTTCCTCTTGTTCGAGTTCCAATGCTTCTAATGATTTACCGGACATATATTTCTCTAAAAGGTCATCGTTTCCCTCTATTACCGTATCCCATTGTTCAGATTCGGTAAAGTTCGTCACACACATATTAGGATACAGTTCTACCTTCTGTTTGATTACAATTTCGGCAGAAAGTTTCTCTTTAATATCCTGATAAACCGTTGATAAATCAATTCCATTTTGGTCAATCTTATTGATAAAAAAGATTGTGGGAATCCCCATTTTCCTAAGTGCATGAAATAATATACGAGTTTGTGCTTGTACGCCATCTTTTGCAGAAATCAGTAGAATTGCCCCATCTAAAACTGATAATGAACGATATACTTCTGCTAAGAAATCCATATGTCCTGGCGTGTCTATGATGTTCACCTTCGTATTTTCCCACTGAAAAGAGGTTATTCCTGTCTGAATTGTAATTCCTCTCTGACGTTCTAAAAGCGTATTATCCGTCCTCGTTGTACCTTTGTCCACACTTCCTAATTCTGTAATCGCTCCACTGTTATATAATAAGCTTTCTGTTAAGGTAGTTTTTCCTGCATCAACATGAGCTAAAACTCCAATATTAATAATTTTCATGTGATTTTCCTCCATTCAAAAACCCAAAAGGGCATAAAAATCCCAGTGATAAATACTTTTATCACTGGGATTTTTATGCATAACCATAGGTATACAAAGCATACAGATATTCTCTGGATACTTTAGAATCACATGATAAAGGTATTCATAAACTGGGTACAAAAAACTAAGCCCTCCTAAAAAAGGACATCTAATTATTTGTTCCCGCTATCAAATTGACAGTTTATTTAAGAATACCTTGCCGCATATTTATTAACTCCTTTTAAATAGTCACTTAAATAATAGCACGTAAGAGCATATTTGTAAAGGAATCTCCAATTTTTTATCAAAAAGAGTACATGATTACAAAGTATCTGTAATCATGTACCAATATTTGTTATTTTACAATCTTCCAATTATCTTGTTTTTCTAATATCAACTCAAATTGCGAGATTTGGGTTGCCTTTGTTTCTTGATCTAAATATTTCACAGCGACATTCACGATTACTTGGTTATCTTTTCTGGTAAAGATAGGATTCACCAATTCCTCGAAAACATATTCCTTGTTAATCATAGGTAACACATGATTACTTACATAGTAAGTCAATTCTTTTTCTGTGGCGGTAGGATAGAGCTGGAAGAACGTTTCTAAAAAGCTAATGATTTCGTCCATCGTTTCTGTATCTACTGTATGGTCACTTTCTAGCTGTTTGGGTTGGTAGTCCGATTTTTGAGGTTTCTTACTCATTGTCGGATTTTTGATAATAACCATATTATCTGATTCATCTATATGGACAACCACATGAAAGCTAGACGATATAGTTTCCTTGTCTTTGTCTTCGGTAATAACTTGTTCAACAGAAAACAGTACCTCAAAGGTGTTCTCATTCACTTGAGAAACCTGCCACACCTGTATATCGTTCACACTAGAACTAGTAGGAATATCCTTACGAATCATTTCTTCATTTAATACCTGCAATTCTTCCGTCAAATAATGGGTCAATTTCTCATTTCGTTTATCAATGGCTTCTTGGGATTGTTGCCACGAAAAGTAGTCTTTCGCAAAGGATTTCACAAAACTTTCTACTTGGTTGGTATCGACAATCTGCTGTTTAATGATTTCTGTTTCACGGACAATATGAGTGTCAATGGCAGTAAAATTTTTATAGATTCCAAATCCGACACTACCAATCAATAAAACCCATAAAACAAAGGTTAATTTCTTATGCGTGCCAACTTTAATCATCGGAACTTTTCTTTGCTTGCTCGGTTTTTTAGATTTCTTTGGTTTCTCCTTCTTTTCTTTTCGCTCGATTTTTATAATCATTTGATTCATTCCTTTCTTAGTTATGAATAACACGTCTAGCCCCAATCAGATGGTCTTGCCAATAACGACTGCTTAAGTCGCCATAACCGATTGGGTCGCCTGCATGATAAAAGCGATTTCCCTCTAAATATATCGCCACATGAGTCACATATGTGCCTGCATTATAGGTTGAATGAAAGAAGATAAGGTCGCCTGCTTGGGCTTCTTCCATAGAGATTTCTTGCGTAGCGTCATACTGATCTTGGGCGACACGAGGGAGAGAAATGCCAGCTTTGTCATACACCCATTGTATTAAGCCACTACAATCAAAAGAGGTGGTAGGCGACGCCCCTCCAAAGACATAGGGAAACCCTTCGTATTTCAAGGCTTCGTCCATAATGACTTGCACGGTTTCATCATCAAATTCTGTTGGGGAAGTGTCGGTTAGGTATTGTGAAACCAACTGAACATAAAACTGATTTCCATAGTTATATCGCCAACCACCATTCACAGGTATGGCTATGGGATTGGGATAGTCTGCTTTTTGACCACCCGACTTCTCTTTAGAAAACTGTTCGGCTAATTCATAGGTATATTTTTTCCCATGACTCCTCACATAATTTAAAAAGCCACCGCCATAATTATAAGATTGGATAACAGAATCTATATCCACTCCTTGTTGTTCTGCACTGGTTAATAATTCACTGAAATATTTAACCCCTTGTTTGATGGACTCTTCGGTACTCAAACTGTTGGGCGGTAAACCCAAAGATTCGGAACTTTGCATAACATCTTCTGCTGTACCGCCCGATTCCACTTGCATAATGGCTAAGATATAAGAAACATAGTCTTCAATCCCATATTCCTTACCATATTTTTCAATCAACGGACGGTGTGCCAACACTTCTGGTGAAACGGTCACACCGCCTTGTGGAATAGAAGAATCCTTGTTGTTTTCGCCACTGTCCGTATCATCTGCAAAGAAAATGACTAGGAATAATAAGAGAAAAAAGAAGAGAGAGAAGACCACACTACAAATCACTGTTATTTTTAGCTTCATGTTTGTTGTCCTCGCTTATCCGTTCTTTTATTTAGCTTCCTCTGATTGAATTGCTTCGGTGGTGTCTTTTGTTTTTGCTCTTTTTTCAATAGTCGCTGATGATTTTCACGTTTAGTGTTTTGTGACAAAACAGGCGTGACGGTTTGCTGACGCTTGCGAACATGCTGCTGGTTATTCTGAACAGGAGATGATGGGTTTTCTTTTCGTCTTTTTTCTTTTGCTTTATCCAGCTCCAAACGCTTTTGAGCAATGTTCTTTCGTTTTTGCTCCTGCTGGTTCATACGCTGTTGTTTGCGTTGAGCTTTGGTATCTGCCATAGATTGTTTAAAGTCTGTTACATTATGAGTGACATTCTCTTTTCCTTGATGAAGGGCATATTTGACATGGGTTGGTGTCGCCTGTATCTGTTGTTTTGCCTGCTTTCTTTTATTGACTAGACGATTTTTCGTGTCCAATACATGGGCTGTCTTTTCACCTAATCGTTGCCCGATACCGCCTTGTTGCTTTTTCACATTGGAAAGTGCTGTTTCTTTCTTTGGTGTAGTCCGTTCATTTTGACGAGTATGGTTAGCTTTATTGGTTTGATTCTGCTTTGTTGTCATTGTCTTTTGCTTCGTTGACCCTGCTTTTCCACGAAAAATCTTACTCATACTGCGTTGAAATCTTCTGGTTTGTCGATTCATCATTTGACGAGGTCTGCGAAACACTTGTCTGCCCATGTTTTGAGAGTCGTTGCTTTGTAAAGAGAATAGGCTCATTAAATCGCCCAGTTTAAAATAAATCCCTGCAAAGGTCACAATTTGTAAAAACATAATCATGAAAAAGGGAGAACTTGCTGACAGCGAATAAAGCATAGTGGAAATACTAAAGGCAACGGTAATAATCAAGGTAATACCAGCCCTTGTCATAATCACATTAAATAACTTGGTAATGGCATGCCTGCCCATGCCATCAAAACTCGGCAACATACTTAATAGGAAACTGATTGGCAAAAACATAGCGAAAATAATAAATAGCACTTGCGAAAAAATCATGATTCCTGTTAGAAGGAAAACAAAAATCGAGATACCAATATTGAATACAAACAAAAAGAAGACTGTTCCTAATCTGGAAATCGTCTTCGGTAGGGTTAAATAGGTATTGTCATGATCTTCAATTTCTTCAATCACTACATTTTCTCTATCTTCACCATTGTTTGTATCTGGACTGGTAGACAATAAACTTTCCACACGTTCTTCCCCTAACGCTTCTACATCAGTGGAGCCATATTGAAGCAATAGCCATGGTTGCTTTACTTGAACAGAGAATAAGCTGTCACGTATCATGTCCACACTGTCTTTCCCTTGACTATCCGTGTTAGGAAGAACAATTTTTGTCCCAATATTCAGACTGGCGGTACTGACATCTTTGGAAAAATCATTGATTTTCGCAATATAATCGGGTGCATACGCAATAAAGGAAGCCGATAGAATAAACACCACGACAAAGTTTAAAACAGCTCGTATCACTTTCGTCGTTTCTCGCTTAACCAATCCTGTATAGGCAACATAGATTCCAACAATGAGAATAAAAAGAAGGAGGAAACCGACATAAAACCCTGAACTGGAAAAGCCATTCGGTGTAATGCCTGCAATCGTCTGCATGTTTTCGCCAATTGCTTGGGATGTTTGACTAATGAAATCTAAGGCATAGGCTTCTTTCACCAAATAACCTGTGGCGTTCGATAGATAAAGAGAAATTGTCCAAATAAAATTAGTAATGGCATACAATCCATACATCACCGATTGTCCTATGCCATCACTCCAATTCCATGGAAGCCAGCCCCAGCTATTGTCCACATAATAATCAAGCTGATATTGATTCAAACCATACTTGGAGTATTCATTGCTTGTATCAATGGTTTCATCAACTAAGCCTGTCGCTTGTACTGCATTGCCCAGCGTGCCTAATAAAAGTAAAATAACGCCCACACAAAGGAGCGTTATCCAACTATAGTGAAGAAATTTCTTTTGTTTTTGTGTCATTCTTCCACCTCATTTCGCACAGGCGGTCTGGTATCAAAGGCATGAAGCAACTCTTCAAAAATCGGGTGAAACTGCATAACCCCTACACGACCATAGATGTCTGAAACTAAACATTGTCCATTTTCTAATTCACGTAAGCGTTTCTGATTGTTTTCATCTTCCTTGTCCACACCAAAAAATTCTAAGGTCTTTTTGATTTCCACTAGGTCAGTGGAACGAAAGGCAAATTTCAAGCCAATATTATTCTTCATCTTTTCATCTAGTAAATCGTCCGCGTTTTGAGTAACGAAATAGACCCCTGCATTCATGGCACGTCCTGCTCGAACCAATCGCATAGATAGAGCTTTTCCTTGTGCCACTTGTAAAAAACTCCAAGCCTCATCAAGGTCAACAATTTTAAAAATGGAACGGTCAGAGTGGATAAAGTCTAAAGCAAAGGTACTAATGACAATCAGCATTGCCACACTTAATAATTCCATGGTAGTGTATTCTTCAAAAGAGCTATTGGAATCGGGTAAGACCAAATCTGCCACTTGAATAATATTGAGTTGTTTTTCCAAGCTAATGGATTGGGTGACACTGCCATCACTGAATAACAGATGGGCAAAATCATAATCGACAAAGCTTTCGATATGGTCAGCAATACTATTGCTGATGGGCGTATCTTCTTTTCGCAATTCATCAATCACCAATAACAACCCTCGTTGTTTGCTTTGAGTTACACTCCGAATAGCTTTACGCAGGACAGGAAACTTCTCGCTATCTCGGCTGGAAATACCTGTTAAGAACGTGAGAATATCAATGGCAAGGCTTTCTGAATCTTTCGGGAGTTTTAAAATCACATAAGGGTCAAGTAACCCTTTATTGTCGTTCTCACTCGTGAGATTAACAATATTGATTTCATGGGCAATATCAGGTAAGGTTTCTTTCCATTCACCACGTTCAGCTTTTGGGTCAACAATGGTTGCCTGTCCGCCAAAGAGTACTGAATAATAGACCAGCATATTGTTAGAGAATGATTTTCCGCCACCTAATGAACCAATAAAAGCGGACGCTAATGCATTTGTTACAGAGCCTTTAATTCCTTGACTTGCAAGGCTAGGTTGGAGATAAATATTTCTGCCTGTATCGAGATTGTAACCGACGTAAATACCAGAATTTTCACCAATCATTTGTGTAGCACCGAAACCAAGACCAGCCAAAAAATCCGACGTGACATATTGAATATAGTCATTGATATATCGCTTGCTTGAGGGAATAAATTCATTATGCAAGCCTAGCATATCGCCAAAAGGTCGTACTAATTTGATAGACAGATCATCATAAAAATCTTTTACTTCATCACAACGTTGTTTCAGCTCGTCCAAATTCTTTGCCGATACCCGTACCACATAGCTTAGTTTGTACATAGATTCTTTGGTTTGGTCTAAATTACTTTCTAATTCATCGACAGATTCTAAAGCGTCCACCACATTAGTACTGGTTTCGTTGTCGCTTTCCCATGCGTGGCTATCTAAATCTTTCAGTTCTTTCTTTTTATTGCGAACGGTAGATAAGGCTTTTTTATTGGCGACAATTTCAACATTCATACTGGTATCAACGGGGAAAGTAAACTGCTGTTGCTGGTAATAAAAAATTTCACTATTAGGGAAATCCAATTCACCAACAATACTATTAATTGTAAAATACGCCACATAAGTAGTG
The genomic region above belongs to Enterococcus saigonensis and contains:
- a CDS encoding conjugal transfer protein, encoding MIIKIERKEKKEKPKKSKKPSKQRKVPMIKVGTHKKLTFVLWVLLIGSVGFGIYKNFTAIDTHIVRETEIIKQQIVDTNQVESFVKSFAKDYFSWQQSQEAIDKRNEKLTHYLTEELQVLNEEMIRKDIPTSSSVNDIQVWQVSQVNENTFEVLFSVEQVITEDKDKETISSSFHVVVHIDESDNMVIIKNPTMSKKPQKSDYQPKQLESDHTVDTETMDEIISFLETFFQLYPTATEKELTYYVSNHVLPMINKEYVFEELVNPIFTRKDNQVIVNVAVKYLDQETKATQISQFELILEKQDNWKIVK
- a CDS encoding CD3337/EF1877 family mobilome membrane protein, producing MTQKQKKFLHYSWITLLCVGVILLLLGTLGNAVQATGLVDETIDTSNEYSKYGLNQYQLDYYVDNSWGWLPWNWSDGIGQSVMYGLYAITNFIWTISLYLSNATGYLVKEAYALDFISQTSQAIGENMQTIAGITPNGFSSSGFYVGFLLLFILIVGIYVAYTGLVKRETTKVIRAVLNFVVVFILSASFIAYAPDYIAKINDFSKDVSTASLNIGTKIVLPNTDSQGKDSVDMIRDSLFSVQVKQPWLLLQYGSTDVEALGEERVESLLSTSPDTNNGEDRENVVIEEIEDHDNTYLTLPKTISRLGTVFFLFVFNIGISIFVFLLTGIMIFSQVLFIIFAMFLPISFLLSMLPSFDGMGRHAITKLFNVIMTRAGITLIITVAFSISTMLYSLSASSPFFMIMFLQIVTFAGIYFKLGDLMSLFSLQSNDSQNMGRQVFRRPRQMMNRQTRRFQRSMSKIFRGKAGSTKQKTMTTKQNQTNKANHTRQNERTTPKKETALSNVKKQQGGIGQRLGEKTAHVLDTKNRLVNKRKQAKQQIQATPTHVKYALHQGKENVTHNVTDFKQSMADTKAQRKQQRMNQQEQKRKNIAQKRLELDKAKEKRRKENPSSPVQNNQQHVRKRQQTVTPVLSQNTKRENHQRLLKKEQKQKTPPKQFNQRKLNKRTDKRGQQT
- the tet(M) gene encoding tetracycline resistance ribosomal protection protein Tet(M), whose amino-acid sequence is MKIINIGVLAHVDAGKTTLTESLLYNSGAITELGSVDKGTTRTDNTLLERQRGITIQTGITSFQWENTKVNIIDTPGHMDFLAEVYRSLSVLDGAILLISAKDGVQAQTRILFHALRKMGIPTIFFINKIDQNGIDLSTVYQDIKEKLSAEIVIKQKVELYPNMCVTNFTESEQWDTVIEGNDDLLEKYMSGKSLEALELEQEESIRFQNCSLFPLYHGSAKSNIGIDNLIEVITNKFYSSTHRGPSELCGNVFKIEYTKKRQRLAYIRLYSGVLHLRDSVRVSEKEKIKVTEMYTSINGELCKIDRAYSGEIVILQNEFLKLNSVLGDTKLLPQRKKIENPHPLLQTTVEPSKPEQREMLLDALLEISDSDPLLRYYVDSTTHEIILSFLGKVQMEVISALLQEKYHVEIELKEPTVIYMERPLKNAEYTIHIEVPPNPFWASIGLSVSPLPLGSGMQYESSVSLGYLNQSFQNAVMEGIRYGCEQGLYGWNVTDCKICFKYGLYYSPVSTPADFRMLTPIVLEQAFRKAGTELLEPYLSFKVYAPQEYLSRAYNDAPKYCANIVNTQLKNNEVIIIGEIPARCIQDYRNDLTFFTNGLSVCLAELKGYQVTTGEPVCQTRRLNSRIDKVRYMFNKIT
- the tcpF gene encoding conjugal transfer ATPase TcpF, producing the protein MAYPIKYMEDNLVFNHDGEVFAYYELIPYNYSFLSSDEKIQVHDNFCQLIAQNRDGKIHALQLATESSIRATQEQSKKEITGRLKEIAYEKIDEQTEALISMIGDNQVDYRFFIGFKLYLNEQEVSVKNVGKEIQKAFAEFFHGVNHKLMGDFVSMPMAEIERFSKMEQLLESKLSRRFQIRKLEKDDFGYIIEHLYGQTGVPFDDYDYHLPKRYEDKKVLVKKYDILKPTRCLIEENQRYLRIEQEDTTTYVAYFTINSIVGELDFPNSEIFYYQQQQFTFPVDTSMNVEIVANKKALSTVRNKKKELKDLDSHAWESDNETSTNVVDALESVDELESNLDQTKESMYKLSYVVRVSAKNLDELKQRCDEVKDFYDDLSIKLVRPFGDMLGLHNEFIPSSKRYINDYIQYVTSDFLAGLGFGATQMIGENSGIYVGYNLDTGRNIYLQPSLASQGIKGSVTNALASAFIGSLGGGKSFSNNMLVYYSVLFGGQATIVDPKAERGEWKETLPDIAHEINIVNLTSENDNKGLLDPYVILKLPKDSESLAIDILTFLTGISSRDSEKFPVLRKAIRSVTQSKQRGLLLVIDELRKEDTPISNSIADHIESFVDYDFAHLLFSDGSVTQSISLEKQLNIIQVADLVLPDSNSSFEEYTTMELLSVAMLIVISTFALDFIHSDRSIFKIVDLDEAWSFLQVAQGKALSMRLVRAGRAMNAGVYFVTQNADDLLDEKMKNNIGLKFAFRSTDLVEIKKTLEFFGVDKEDENNQKRLRELENGQCLVSDIYGRVGVMQFHPIFEELLHAFDTRPPVRNEVEE
- a CDS encoding bifunctional lytic transglycosylase/C40 family peptidase, with the protein product MKLKITVICSVVFSLFFFLLLFLVIFFADDTDSGENNKDSSIPQGGVTVSPEVLAHRPLIEKYGKEYGIEDYVSYILAIMQVESGGTAEDVMQSSESLGLPPNSLSTEESIKQGVKYFSELLTSAEQQGVDIDSVIQSYNYGGGFLNYVRSHGKKYTYELAEQFSKEKSGGQKADYPNPIAIPVNGGWRYNYGNQFYVQLVSQYLTDTSPTEFDDETVQVIMDEALKYEGFPYVFGGASPTTSFDCSGLIQWVYDKAGISLPRVAQDQYDATQEISMEEAQAGDLIFFHSTYNAGTYVTHVAIYLEGNRFYHAGDPIGYGDLSSRYWQDHLIGARRVIHN